The Arachis hypogaea cultivar Tifrunner chromosome 19, arahy.Tifrunner.gnm2.J5K5, whole genome shotgun sequence genome has a window encoding:
- the LOC112775357 gene encoding V-type proton ATPase subunit D — translation MSGQTQRLNVVPTVTMLGVVKARLVGATRGHALLKKKSDALTVQFRQILKKIVSTKESMGDIMKTSSFALTEAKYVAGDNIKHVVLENVREASLKVRSRQENVAGVKLPKFEYTNDGEVNKNDLTGLARGGQQVQQCRVAYIKAIEVLVELASLQTSFLTLDEAIKTTNRRVNALENVVKPRLENTISYIKGELDELEREDFFRLKKIQGYKKREIEKQMQSAKMFAEEQVAEKLALQRGISLNNAQNILSAATQKDEDIIF, via the coding sequence atgtcGGGGCAAACACAGCGTCTGAATGTTGTCCCCACGGTGACGATGCTGGGAGTGGTGAAGGCTCGTTTGGTTGGAGCCACGCGTGGTCACGCTCTCCTAAAGAAGAAGAGTGATGCACTTACTGTGCAGTTCAGGCAGATCCTGAAGAAGATTGTGTCTACCAAGGAATCAATGGGGGACATCATGAAGACCTCTTCTTTTGCTCTGACCGAGGCAAAGTACGTTGCTGGTGACAACATTAAGCATGTTGTGCTCGAGAATGTTCGTGAGGCCTCCCTCAAGGTCCGATCCCGGCAGGAGAATGTTGCTGGTGTTAAGCTTCCCAAGTTCGAGTATACCAATGACGGCGAGGTTAACAAGAATGACCTCACTGGATTGGCCCGGGGTGGCCAGCAGGTGCAGCAGTGCCGAGTTGCTTACATCAAGGCAATTGAGGTCCTTGTGGAGCTTGCCTCTCTTCAGACATCCTTCCTCACACTCGATGAGGCAATCAAGACTACAAACCGGAGGGTTAATGCCCTTGAGAATGTGGTGAAGCCTAGGTTGGAGAATACCATTAGTTACATTAAGGGAGAATTGGATGAGCTAGAAAGGGaggatttctttaggttgaaGAAGATCCAAGGATATAAAAAGAGGGAAATCGAGAAACAGATGCAATCTGCCAAGATGTTTGCTGAGGAACAGGTTGCTGAGAAGCTTGCGTTGCAAAGAGGTATTTCACTGAATAATGCTCAAAACATTTTGTCTGCAGCAACCCAGAAAGACGAGGATATCATTTTCTGA
- the LOC112775358 gene encoding uncharacterized protein encodes MATVGDKSSRDEIDEELNNTVEVITSSDEDSDSGSGSDLDSDYEIDDKLNNTVEVVTSSDEDSDSDSDSGSGSGSDSDSVESGHRRHPPVGGGADINIDERYEKLLSNYAKQALQVYNDQNNASYELDHLVKASSHVVAGMMYYITFTAHSGDNAPQTFDAGVWMKIMNFGTEVTFCEMATD; translated from the exons GATGAAGAACTGAATAACACGGTGGAAGTAATAACTTCTTCTGATGAAGATTCAGATTCAGGATCAGGTTCAGATTTAGATTCAGATTACGAGATTGATGATAAACTGAATAACACGGTGGAAGTAGTAACTTCTTCTGATGaagattcagattcagattcagattcagGTTCAGGTTCAGGTTCAGATTCAGATTCAGTTGAATCCGGACATAGGAGGCATCCTCCGGTTGGCGGAGGTGCAGACATTAACATAGATGAAAGATATGAGAAACTCTTGAGCAATTATGCTAAACAAGCCTTGCAAGTATACAATGACCAAAAC AATGCGAGTTATGAGCTTGATCACCTTGTGAAGGCTAGTAGCCATGTTGTTGCTGGCATGATGTATTACATTACTTTTACTGCACATTCTGGAGATAATGCGCCTCAAACCTTTGACGCCGGAGTATGGATGAAAATAATGAATTTTGGAACAGAAGTCACGTTTTGTGAGATGGCAACTGATTAA